In the Drosophila virilis strain 15010-1051.87 chromosome 4, Dvir_AGI_RSII-ME, whole genome shotgun sequence genome, TCATCCCCAACACTTCACTATGCTACTTCCGCATCTATAAcgtttatattaattttttaaattgttgtgcaACTTCCATTTTGAACAGCTTCACTTCTAATCAAACCTTTAAAGTTGATTGTGTAGCAGCTcttgttattaaaataataaatacatgtCAATGTATTTTATAACTAAATATTctacatatttaatttctttttttttttaaattctaatACAACGTGGGAACTCGAATTTGTTGCCCATTCTACTCGGCCGGCGGAATTTAGTAGCTGCTCATTAAGATTCCTATTAGGCAATTGCCACTTTGAGCATCTTTTGTTGGCACTTGGAACGTCAAGTACGCGACATAATTAACCCTTATTTGCGCATTTTATGACCCGCACCGTAAAATGTCCATTTAAATTACGAAACACAATAGAAAGTGTTTGGCCATTTGGTAAGTACGGGCCAATTTGTTGATGGCATCGAGAGATGGCCAAAAGCAGGCCATAAAAGGCGTCAAATTGGCAAAGGTGAAAACGTCGGAAAGTTTTAAGCATTGGCTTTAAGGCAAATTGTTGGCCCCGGGTCTGGCCTTAAAGCAGCTTACAATTTCGAACGTACTGCGGGCAAGCCGCTTAACTTGCATAATCCAAATATCTGGCCACAACGCACTGCAGACTCTTGACTCTTCCCCGTTTTCGACTGcctttctatttgttttttttttttgggttttttttttgaagttcCTGAAGGCCATCAAAGTTGAATGTCTGATGCGGGCAAGGGTCATCATCAAGTTGCGTAGAAGACAAGCAATTGCTTGTTAGGTCATAAAAATTCAATAGCTGTGGGGTTATCGAGTGCGGCAAACCCTGATAGAGTTTTAAACTTTAACGGCGACCAGGGTGCACTGACTTTGTCTGCGATTGATGCAGCTTGTTGGACTAGGAACTGGTCAGGGCTTAGGTCTGATAAACCGGTTAGGCTTTTATGATCATTAGAATAGAGGGGGGTTAGTTAGGCAGTTAACTGCCACGCAACCCTTAAAGCTTTTTTTCTATTCAGCAATAATTCCCAAACGGTTAAAGCAAACGTCGTGGATATGTGTCAAGCGTTTTCCTGATCAAAGCACAACCTTGTGCAGTGGCAATATCGCAAACAATGAGGTCACAACCGAGTTGCGATTATTGCTAGTTGAAAACTTTAACCAATAACTCGCCCTGTGTGAGCCACGCTCACGTTGAGGCAATTTTTTTAGGCTCGAAAGAGCTGATtcttaaataaatgcaaacaaacgTAAAGAAGGGAAATCTTCGGCATGCCAAAGTTTTGATACCCCTGTAGGTCTTAAAAATATGTGAGCAATGacgtgcaaatattttgaaaatattttgccatacAAGAaactacttttcgaccgatcctaTCCTATAATACTTATATAGATAGGAACTTGGTTCTACTAGCCATAAACCGAACCAATTGATAATTTTCGTTTTGATGCAAACTCACATTTGTGTGccctaaaaatattttattatattttaacaaTAAGAAATGCTATTTGAATGAATGTTGCAAGCGTGTTCAGTGCTTTCTACTCCGAtcttttctttgattttttcttctttttcacACTGGACGTGCTGGACATTTGTCCAAGGGATGAGTAGCCAGTCGATGTCGAATCGCGGCTCTCGCGATAAGTGCGCAACGGTTTTCGTCTCAGCCAGACGCGTATGAGAAAGTTTAGCTCGCCCTTCAATGCCACCATGGGCCTCACCTGCAAGAGGCACTCCATTTAGAAAAACTCGTACAGAACGAGCAACAGTCCTTACCCTCTCTTTGAGCGCAGTGCGATGCACATGCCACAAGAACTCGGCAAGGCCGATCAGAAAAGAGACAAATATGCCCACAATTAGCACCACAAATAGGCCGCCCACAGCATCCATGTCGAACTGACCATCATCGTTGGTCGAGCCGCTGTTATCGCAAACCGTGTCGTTTGCATTGAACCATTTGTTGCGCAGATTATATAGTACGCCCCGCTCGCTCAACTTAAGAATGCCCACACTTAGATTCGATCGAAAGTTGGCGTCTAAatggattttgtttttggatttAAGACAAGCTAGGGCTCTTTAACAATCTGAAAACTGTTTACTTACTCAGTGGCACCGCGATACCGTAATGCTTCTCTCCGAAACTCTCACCGATCTGGGTTAGCTCACAATTGCGTTGTACATAGTATTGCAGATTGGTGGTTTCCATGAGGAATGCGTAGGTGCCGCGGCTAAGCTTAACACGATCCACACCCTCCTCGTTATTCTTGGTGAAGGCATCCGGCTTCACCGACAACATCTTGTTCCAGGCCATGCGATTTTCGGTATCGTTAGATTCCGAAAAATAAACAGATGTCGCACCGCCTCGTATCGTGCCGAATTGAACTTTATTCTGATCGACCAGATCGTGCAATGAGGCAATATTACCCGTCATCTTCGACGAGGTGATAAATGCAGCCAGTTTGGCAATGTACGTTTGCGAAATGAGAAGCGCAAAAATCCACCAGAAGGCAGTTAAGAGGCGCATGGGAAGGCCCCtagaaaaagtttaaataagAATTGAGACTTCGACTTGAGACATTTACACACCTGGGCAACAGATCACAGCCCTGATTGAGTATAGAGCCGAGTACAAGCCACATGGTATTGTGCAGGTGCCAGATATTTTCACGTTCCTGTTCATTATTCTCATTCAGCACCGGTGGCTCCCATTCGTATGAATCCATGCGGCCGGCCAAAATCAATGCCATCGCAGTTATGAGCATGGCAACCATTACATAAAGCCAAACATCCACACCGTAGGGATTGAGAAAGCCATAAATATCCGCCTGTGGTGGTGGCTGCTTGTATGACAAGATACTAATGCCCAGCTGCATAAATGGCACCGTGAAATCCACAACTGAACGGCGTGCTTGAGTAATGGTCAAGTCACAGATGCCAATCTGTGCGTTCTGCGAGGTGGAGAGGAAATGATTTAAATCTTAatttaatacacacacacactcacattgTCAATTAGCTGCCTAATTATGCCGTCCCATTCGTCGGTGGCCGCATCATAGCTGCCATATTTATTATCCCTCACTGGCtcgaaattgaaatcaaatttgcATTCCTCGGCCAGCTTATAGATCAAATCAACGGCATAGCCCTCGAAACGTTCATTGCCCTCGTAATGCACGCCTTCCGGTTCCTCACTTTTAATTGCTTCGATTAGTTTAGCTAGCGTTTAACTTGATCATAGTTGTACTAACCGCCAGCTGAAATAGGGTTTGCCCACACGCGTAGCCACTGTATATCGGACGGGCTTTTGCGAGAAGTCCTCCTTGTTCTCAAGACGTCGCTGTTTCAATGCTTGCGTGGAGTTCTCTCTGATCTTGTCAATGTCCACCAGCTGAAAATCCTTGTTCCAGATGTGCGTCACACGATCGATAATGGGATTGTAGACCTCCAAATTGAAGTCCTCGCGCTGCCCATCCTGCGTTAATTGCAGTCGCTGTGTCTTATACGGCGGCTTGATTTGCTTTGGTGTGAGCTTAAATACAGAGGATATAAAGAATATTTAGGCAGGATATAAGCAATTCGTATTATAGAAAAATTCCTTCAATCATACCTGCTTCATTTGTTGCACTAAATGCGGACCGGGCTGCCaaaagccacgcccacagctaAATTGTGGCGTGTAGAAACCGGTATGCTGACTTAATTGTAGCACAGCATTGTAGAACAGAACCACCGCATCGTAGACAAGCTGAGTGCTCAACGAGGCAAACTGTTGCAGAAATATATTACAAAttgttagttttattattaattaaggCTTAATCAATATGAACCTACCCGATCGTCGACATCATTGTCAAACACATCAATCTCATCATGAACTGGAGGTGGAATATACGAACGAATCCTCACAGCTGCAACGGCAACTGTGAATTTACTTGAATAGAAGCGATCAATGCCGCTGACGTGCGTATCCAAATTGGTTAGGAATAGATTCTGCATACAAATAggaaaactaaatgaaattgcTTTGCACATAATACGATATAGTTACACACATTAAAGGAGCCGGTCATATTGAAACTGATCGATGCATTGATCACATCCGACAATATATCGGAGGGGCAGTCGAGCAACACGAATTTCTCACGCGCATTGTTAATGCGTTTCCAAAGTATTCTATAATCATCGCCACGTTGAAACTCCTGCAGCTTAATGCCAGTTTTGTGCAGCTGCTTCCAAGCGAAAATGTGTTGTAATCGCGCAAGATCTGAATGAGACAAAAACAGGCTTCTTTTATTAACATACTTTAAGACTTTTTCGatttaacaatttaacaaGACAACAATATTTCATTTACTTACGCGTATCCCGTTCATAGGCAATAGTAAACGATTTCCAATCGAAGGCCTTGCTGCGCAATATATCAGATAGGGCCGTGGAGATAATCAGTTCCGAGGGCGCCACATTGATGCTCAACTGATGATTGAGACGCTCACGAGAGGATTGTTGTGGATGCCAGTCGAACTGGAGATGTGGAATGCCCGTCATGTTGCACAGCACCTCAACAATATCTAATAGTTTGTGCAATAGAAAGGGTAATCATTAGTTTGGTGTTTCTCACAACTCACAATTCattgtgaaaatatttttgtatagaaCAGCTTGGCGAACTAAGAAAACACACAATGAAAGTGTCGAGCAAAATAAACGTAATATTGTAAACgaacatatttatttggcaGCAGGCCAAAAAACCACTCGCAAGTGTCGCATTTGGTACCTTGCATAGCATATGCGTTCGTTTATTTactgcaaaaatatttggatCTAATGTTTGTTTGGCCACTTTATTGCGAAACATCAAGAATCATTAACGAGGCTAGTGGCTAGCATATATTGAGAAACTATGGCAGCATCTCTACCAAAAACTACTCTTCCTCGTTCACGCTCAATATGTCTCTCACTCTTgctctctgtttctctctctctgtttttaATAGACATGTGCTCCGGTCTAGCATTTGAGAATTACGACAAGCAGacgagaaaaaaaagcaacaagaacaacaattagCAGCCGCCTAGACATAATTTTATGACGccgatttttgtttaaaaataatttaactttTAGCCGCTGGCCAAGGCACAACAATGTTAAAAAGTAAACTTACCGCTGGTTGTCTTTGAACTTGGTCCCAAAATAGCAGCGACACCATTTCCAATCAAGTCACAAGCTGACAAAAATATAGTATATCACAATGATTTGATAAAGTGTGCTCATAATGCTCACATAAATCCTGCAGCACAATGCTATCATCCACAGTTACATAGTGCTTGATGGGTTCCAGTTTCAGGTCTGTTGTCAAAGCATTTACCTCCTCCACAGCTGCATCAAACGCCTCGGCCAGATCCATTTCGGTATCAAAGAAAATGGCGCCTGCCAAATAAAGAGAGAATTACAACTTTAAAttataaagatttttttaaattaactttgAATATTACCTATTTTAATAACCAGTCCATTATCATTATTCGCGCCGCTGCCAGCGACGAGTGCGGCCAAAACTAGGAACTTTAGTGGGAACATATCTTAAGAGCTAAGCACAGTTTCGCATGAttccttatatttttttttgtttttattaaactaTAAAAACGTTCATATTTACTATATTTGGCGTTTATATAATGCAATGCACAAAAAGAAACACTTCACAATTCACTTTATCCATATATAAGTAtcaaatataagaaagacaGCAAAAACTGATGCGTAAAAAAGATTCCATGCGATGACGACAGCTCTAGGAGAAGCCTATCGTTGCCAACTGGGACCTGGTCGGGGGCGCTGCTCACGACGCACTGAggcaagtgttttttttttttggaaagaAGCAACCACCGCGATCGCTGGGAGAGTGCTGCTTATTTTAGCAGCCATCTCTGGGGCGGAAACGGGCGGCAGCGGTGGCCCAAGAGCCATTTGTTTTATGGAAAAGTCGCCTCACACTCTAGACCATGTGGACTGTCGCCTGAGCTACAGCTGGAAATGAGCCAAGTAAATGGCAGGCAAATGTGAACACAACTAGTGCGTGCCAAAACACCATACAGCAAATTGTGTAGGGTGTTTAAAAAGtcagaaatgaaaaaaatatggtgaccaataaaaaaattaaaacaccCTCtagaatttctatatatatatatatacatatatatactaagcGATATGCGCGAGACAATCATTACTCAATCTAGCCTGAATTTCTCTAGAAAACAAGATGGTTTATTCAACACGAGTGCAATTcagaaaccaaataaattCTCCAACTTATGCACTAACTGGCCGTCTTGCTGCGCGTCTTCTCCTTGGAACTGCGCCTGGACGCCGAGGAGCGTCTGGAGGATTTGTCCCCGCCACTGCTGTTACTGCTCGATATGCGCATCGGCTTCTTGCGCACCCAAAACTTTAGGGCAAAAATAAGTTCGGCCTTTAAGGCCTGCCAGGGCGTAACACGCTCTTCCACGGCCACATTCTGCACATTCCACAAAAACTCAAAGATGCCCAAAATAACGCCAGTTAGCAGTCCACCAACCAGCACCAGAAACACACCGCCCAGCTCTATAATGGACAACTCATCACCATCTACCTCGTGGAATGATTCGCAGGTAACATTGTGATTCTTCCACCATTTGTTCTTCAGCTTATAGAGCTCACCCTTCTCGCTGAGCTGCAGAATTGAAACGCTCAAATTGGTGCGATAATCGGCGCCTGAAAgggaatatataaatatacatataatatagatCGGTGTTAGATGAGAGTAGCATCAGGAGACTTTaacatattaatattttttatatatagttaagAAAAGAAGATAATAGGAAACAGGAGGAGAGTCTATAAGCTTCTATAAGCTTCGAGCTATGCTCAATACccagattaaaaaaaaaagttatcatTGATTTGATACGTTTCCGATCTTCGAATGTCAATTTTCCAGCTCTTGTAGACACTCGAATATAGTTGGATCGACTCAGCTGCTGTATCtattctgcctgttacatacatttctcTTCTCTTATAGCTAACAGAACTCAGAAACTCTTAGCTTACCCAATGGCACAGCCAGGCCGTAATGCTTTTCACCAATCTGCCCGCCAATCTGTCGCAAATCGCAGTGGCGTTCAATGTTGTAGGTCATGCTGGTAGTTTCCATGAGGAAGGCATAGTTGCCCTTCTCCTTGCGTACACGATCAACGCCctccttgttgttgctggtaaACGCAGAGGGATTGAAGCCTTTCATTTGATTCCAGGCACGCTGATAGTCCGTGTCGTTCGATTCGGAGAAGAACAATGATGTGCTGCCGCCGCGCATGCTGCCAAACTTGACCTCATCCTGTTCAATCAGATCCTGCAAACTCTTGATGGTGCTCTGCCACTTGTTGCTGGTCAAAAAGGCAGCCAAATTGGCCGTATAAGTGCTGAGCATCATTAGTGCAAAGAACCACCACATGCCAGTTAAAATGCGCATGTGTGGACCCCTAGAATACACAAGAGCCTTAAATTTGTGTCGAATTCTTTTCCTGCCTGTCAAACCTGGGCAATATATCGCAGCCCTGTTGCATAATGGAGCCCACCATAAGCCAGCAACTGTTATTCACATTCCAAATATTCTCCAGCTCATCTGGATCGACAATAGCCGGATTTGGCGGCATCCACTCGCGATAGGAGAGTCTAGGTAATagttatttcaattaaaaacagAAAGATAATCAACAGGATCACAGCTCACCTGGCGATCAGCACAAAGGCCAACGTCATCACGAGCTGTGCAAAAATCATATAGATCCAGACCTCTGGTGCAAAGGGCTCCAAGAAAGCAAATGGATTCTTTTGTTCCGGCGGACTCTTGTAATGCAATATGCTAATGCCCAGCTGCATAAAGGGCACCGTAAAATCCACTGCCGAACGGCGCAGCTGAGTAATCGTCAGGTCACAGACACCAATTTGGGCATGCtaatacatacaaatgtaatatagaaaaaaaaactagcaGAATCACTTTAAGAAAAACACAACTCACATGATCAATGAGCTTGCGTATAATGCCATCCCATTGCTTGGTCTCCGGATTGTATTTTCCGTTGCCATTGACAATCATGAACTCGTAATCGAACTCCATAAGCTCGGACAGCTTTCTAATCAAATCGACGGCATAGCCCTCATACTTTTCCTGTCCCCTATAGTTCTCGTGATCTTGCCTGCAAATGAGATCAAATAGTATAAGTTTATCAAATAATATGCCAGTTAAAACCTACTTCATCATAAAGTACGGCTCCTCGTGATGTGTCACCACCGTGTAGACCTTGCGCTGCACCGAGAAATCCGGCGTGGCTGCCGAGCTTTCAAGCTCCGGATTCAGTCGACGTATTTTAATGCCATTATCTGGCGTCCATACCATCAGCGGTTCATTAACCGTGGGCTTATAGATCTCCAGATTGAAATGTGTACGCTGTCCATACTCATTAATTTTCATATTCTCGGTTTTGAAATGCGGCTCAACATCATCCTCCGATATGGTTTTCATTTCTTGCACTATATGGCCGCCCATTATCCAGGTATTGCCGTAGCCCAAGCCGCAGTGGCTGTTGGGCGGATAAAACTGTTCCATGGAAGCGATCACATTGCGCGCCGAATTGGCGAACAGCACAACCGCATCATAGATGAGTACGGGCAACATCATTTGGCTGCCAAGTATTTGCTATATAGTTGGGTAAATATTTGGTTAAGTGAAACTGAAATCTTCATTTTTATGGGCGCTACTCACATCCACTTTGGTGATGCGCGTTTTCTTGCGCTCATAGGGATTGGGATCGACAGTTTTCAAGCGTACCGATGTTATGTTCGCCTTGAAGTCTTCATTATAAATATCCTTCAGGCCTGAACTGTGCGTATCCAGATGGGTGAGAAACCAGTTCTGCATGTTAAGATTCTTTAGGCTCGCTGCAAAAGCAAACAGTTTTGAATACTCACGCGAAATGGGCCTTGAAGCTTGAAATCTACAGAGATTTTCAGCAGTTCCTTCAACGATTTTGGCTCACAGTCCAAAATAATGCGATGTTCATGAAAGGTTTCATCTGCCTCCTTCCATAGAACGCGATAATCCTCAGCATAATCGGCTAGATTACGCAACTTAAGATAGTCCGTGTTCAGGGCGTGTATGTTCATAAGATCTTGTAACCGCGCGAGTCCTGAAAGCAAACCACACGATGAGAAAAACTacgatataaaataataataatataattcgaTTTCCACATTTCAAAGAACATGAAACTTTGCCGAAAATGTCTTCGCAAAAACTTACCCTCTGGTGTTTCATAGATTAAGGTAAATGTGCGCCACTCGTAGTTGGTTTTGATAATCTCGAAATAGGCACGCGACAATGCGGATAAGGAGGGCGCCACATTAATCGTCATTTGGTGATTCAAATGCTCCTGACGCGTTGCCTCGAGTTTCCAATCGTATTCTATATGTGGAATGCCGGTCGTGTTTGCGATTTGCGCTACAATATCTGAAGCGATTATAGAATACAATCAGCATATCTGTTGATCAATGAGCACAGAGCACAGAGCACGAACAGTACGTACCACTAGCTGCCTTTGAACTTGGTCCGAATATAGCCGCAACGCCATTGGAAATTAGTTCACAAGCTATACGGAAAATGTGACCGAGTGCGTGAGCATATAAGCTTTATATGACGGGGTCACACTTACCGATCTGTTGCAGCTGAAAACTGTCGTTGGTGGGCATATATCGTTTGATCGTCAGAAACTGAAGATCGGAGAACTTTAGGTTGTTAACCTCGCGAAAGGCCTGATCGAAACTCATTTCGATttccttttcattttcatagaAAATAGCGCCTACAAGAaaatgttttggtttttttttttttttttttcttgtttttgtttttaactttgTTAATGGAAACATACCCACTGTGATTTTTGTGTGCCCCTCAGCGGCAATGGGGAGggcatattttaaaaataacacCACATAAATGTTAACTGgatacaaatgcatttttgtcCAATACAAAATGTTCTGCTTAAACGCGCTCTAATTGAATTTTCTAAATGCAGCGGCCATTTCGTTGTTCACTTTTTAGctacatatacatttgtagtaagtacatacatacatacatatgtatatagagatACAGGCGCGCACACACCTCTACAAAATTACGTAAAAATTTCAAGAAATTTTTAatctttttttgtattgttttattatatattcagATGCTTGTCCAAGCGACCGCAGGCATCCAGTCTTGGAGCGCTAAGCACGCACACTGACCGCACGGCCCAACTGTGTCCGCTCTTCAACTGGCAATCTTTCGGATTCGCCTGTGTGCGCTGCTCTTGGGGCAGTGCCGTGTGTCATGTTGGCCATGTGGCATAGTCGATGACGTAGGCGGCATtagttattaatttttttttttgttgattttcttCTTTGTATACAGCCATAATTATGTTTGTCAGCGGCTTTTCATATTGTGTGCCAAATATTGTGatgctcttgctgttgttcgATCTTGGCAGACTTTTTTGATTTCGAAATTGGTCTAAAATTGCgcttttgatgtttttttcaAGTTTAATTTTGACGGATTTCcattaaataatacaaacaagATAAAGAGATACAGCTAgtgagagcgaaagagagcgtcaaaacattttgcttatttaaATAGACATGCATTTCGGCTAGCTTTTCCCACTTAAGAACGAACGCCAGCTGACTGGCTCTTCGCTcaccaaaagccaaacaaaataatGAGAAACATGGAAAGCacagaaaaatccaaacttttcGTTGGGTAAACATCGAGAACATCGATTGGTTACTACCAAAAATATCGATTTAATCGAATGTCGCATCGTTTAttagcaccaccaccaccaacaaatAGGCACCACATTGAGGGCTGAGTGTGagtatggaagagagtgcgccaagcactttgcTGTAGAGTAAgtggttcaaaaatacattatatatacatatatattttactcgCTATTTTGGACCAGAGGCCACCGATACGTTTTGTGGCTATTTGCCTGCACTGATGTCCAGTCCATATGTTGTCTGGTTAATGTTGTGCTGTTTGCCGCTCCAGGTGAACCTGGATGGAGCGTGTGAGCTGTCGGCCGAATGTCAGCAGGCGGACACGTTTGCCGCCTGTGGCGTGTCGCAAAATCGCTGCGTATGCATGGAAAACTTTGAGCAGCACCAGGACAAGTGCCTAGGGCTTCTGGGTGAGTGTTTCTTCGACAAAAGTATCTTTTCAAACTATTCAAACTAATGGGCAACATCCATGCACAGATTtgagctgcagcaacaatacGCAATGCGAACATGTGGACGCTTCAATTTGTCTGCCACAAGGTATGCGGTGCGCCTGTATTCCGGGCTATGTGCCCAATCACAATAGGACAACCTGCATAACGGGCTTGGGACTTGGTGGCCATTGTACTTCTGCTGCACTGACAatcgctgcagctgccgcagcgaTCACATTCCAAAAATGAAGCCGAATCACACAAGCCCCGTTTGCGAGCCGCGTCTGCCATACGGCATTTACTGCCGCACTACCGAGGACTGCCTTGAGCTGGTTGTAGAGGGCCGGCTGCAAGACTCTCGGATGCAGTGTTTGAAGGACGTGTGCCAATGTCGTGCCGCATTTCGCGTTATGGACAATCAATATTGCGTGGCGGCCCCATCCGCAGCTAATCCGCTATATAAAAAACTCTCGCTACTTTTTACTAATTATTTtcctcatttttttttttttatatagcaGCGGCTATTGGCCGGCCTTTTCTGTGACTTCCATTTTGAGCTGACAATTTTAGATCATGCCATTCCATTTGCCATTCCAGATATtccattcaaattcaatttttaaatacgAATAAGTCTGAGTTTCCGTAATTTtgctgttattttattttttattgtctaGCTTAgaggtttggtttttagtCGTTATGATCCGACTTGTCGTTCACATTTCTTTTATCGATCCGCCCGATCGATCTCCCATATCGATTTATATAGTCGCCGctgtaaatttgtatattcgACTTACCAGTAgaataagtatataaaataattctgaaaattacagaaaaatgaaaataaagcaaaattaaatttaaaaaaaaacccccccACTAAACAGAGATCAACCAGGGGTGAGTAAGGCCTCGATAAATGGAATCGAACCGACtctaacaaaataatttatatttaagctcGGACTAAAGAATTTCAGTTACTTTTCGAGCACACACAATCGGAGAAAATGAATGGGCGTGGCGCTCGCCTATAAttagtaataaaataattcaCTTCAGATTCATACACATATagaattttttggaatattttttttcgccattcacatttatttaatatatatttcttcaaTTACCAAAAATGCacctttttataatttaaattttgcctGCACTCTAGCTTTCTGATTCTGGATCTTTTTCTTTTCCAGCTTTTCTTGCTTTCTTGCTTCTCCAAACAATGAAAATCGATCTCCATTTCAAAATTGTCGAGGAACTGAACTATCAGCGATAATTACGCATCCCTCGAATCTATCGACAATTTTTCGTTTAGCTGGCAATTCCGCAACACATCGTATGCTTTTCTTATTCCTATTTATTGGCATAGTTCTAGTAGTTGCGGCCGTtgaaataaatcataaaaaaaaagtttacaaTTGGTTTTAAATTCGTTTAAAGTGTGGAGGAGCACTTGGGAAGTCGTAAGTCATAAATAAGCTCTTGAAATGATACAATAAGA is a window encoding:
- the GluRIIB gene encoding glutamate receptor ionotropic, kainate 2, with protein sequence MFPLKFLVLAALVAGSGANNDNGLVIKIGAIFFDTEMDLAEAFDAAVEEVNALTTDLKLEPIKHYVTVDDSIVLQDLSCDLIGNGVAAILGPSSKTTSDIVEVLCNMTGIPHLQFDWHPQQSSRERLNHQLSINVAPSELIISTALSDILRSKAFDWKSFTIAYERDTHLARLQHIFAWKQLHKTGIKLQEFQRGDDYRILWKRINNAREKFVLLDCPSDILSDVINASISFNMTGSFNNLFLTNLDTHVSGIDRFYSSKFTVAVAAVRIRSYIPPPVHDEIDVFDNDVDDRFASLSTQLVYDAVVLFYNAVLQLSQHTGFYTPQFSCGRGFWQPGPHLVQQMKQLTPKQIKPPYKTQRLQLTQDGQREDFNLEVYNPIIDRVTHIWNKDFQLVDIDKIRENSTQALKQRRLENKEDFSQKPVRYTVATRVGKPYFSWREEPEGVHYEGNERFEGYAVDLIYKLAEECKFDFNFEPVRDNKYGSYDAATDEWDGIIRQLIDNNAQIGICDLTITQARRSVVDFTVPFMQLGISILSYKQPPPQADIYGFLNPYGVDVWLYVMVAMLITAMALILAGRMDSYEWEPPVLNENNEQERENIWHLHNTMWLVLGSILNQGCDLLPRGLPMRLLTAFWWIFALLISQTYIAKLAAFITSSKMTGNIASLHDLVDQNKVQFGTIRGGATSVYFSESNDTENRMAWNKMLSVKPDAFTKNNEEGVDRVKLSRGTYAFLMETTNLQYYVQRNCELTQIGESFGEKHYGIAVPLNANFRSNLSVGILKLSERGVLYNLRNKWFNANDTVCDNSGSTNDDGQFDMDAVGGLFVVLIVGIFVSFLIGLAEFLWHVHRTALKERVRPMVALKGELNFLIRVWLRRKPLRTYRESRDSTSTGYSSLGQMSSTSSVKKKKKSKKRSE
- the GluRIIA gene encoding glutamate receptor ionotropic, kainate 2, whose product is MHLYPVNIYVVLFLKYALPIAAEGHTKITVGAIFYENEKEIEMSFDQAFREVNNLKFSDLQFLTIKRYMPTNDSFQLQQIACELISNGVAAIFGPSSKAASDIVAQIANTTGIPHIEYDWKLEATRQEHLNHQMTINVAPSLSALSRAYFEIIKTNYEWRTFTLIYETPEGLARLQDLMNIHALNTDYLKLRNLADYAEDYRVLWKEADETFHEHRIILDCEPKSLKELLKISVDFKLQGPFRNWFLTHLDTHSSGLKDIYNEDFKANITSVRLKTVDPNPYERKKTRITKVDQILGSQMMLPVLIYDAVVLFANSARNVIASMEQFYPPNSHCGLGYGNTWIMGGHIVQEMKTISEDDVEPHFKTENMKINEYGQRTHFNLEIYKPTVNEPLMVWTPDNGIKIRRLNPELESSAATPDFSVQRKVYTVVTHHEEPYFMMKQDHENYRGQEKYEGYAVDLIRKLSELMEFDYEFMIVNGNGKYNPETKQWDGIIRKLIDHHAQIGVCDLTITQLRRSAVDFTVPFMQLGISILHYKSPPEQKNPFAFLEPFAPEVWIYMIFAQLVMTLAFVLIARLSYREWMPPNPAIVDPDELENIWNVNNSCWLMVGSIMQQGCDILPRGPHMRILTGMWWFFALMMLSTYTANLAAFLTSNKWQSTIKSLQDLIEQDEVKFGSMRGGSTSLFFSESNDTDYQRAWNQMKGFNPSAFTSNNKEGVDRVRKEKGNYAFLMETTSMTYNIERHCDLRQIGGQIGEKHYGLAVPLGADYRTNLSVSILQLSEKGELYKLKNKWWKNHNVTCESFHEVDGDELSIIELGGVFLVLVGGLLTGVILGIFEFLWNVQNVAVEERVTPWQALKAELIFALKFWVRKKPMRISSSNSSGGDKSSRRSSASRRSSKEKTRSKTAS
- the LOC6628006 gene encoding slit homolog 2 protein, which produces MSSPYVVWLMLCCLPLQVNLDGACELSAECQQADTFAACGVSQNRCVCMENFEQHQDKCLGLLDLSCSNNTQCEHVDASICLPQGMRCACIPGYVPNHNRTTCITGLGLGGHCTSAALTIAAAAAAITFQK